A stretch of Halichondria panicea chromosome 1, odHalPani1.1, whole genome shotgun sequence DNA encodes these proteins:
- the LOC135352127 gene encoding uncharacterized protein LOC135352127 yields the protein MIGAKVLAVHYSLLQDIGIQVPAAIAVGNVSLGKTRSAEAALSLVGMDTVSKVKSITDVKAIKFGSLTSLGMIIDDPSQPSEVSEKLLFHFDRGTRATTTSFDAPKTTFLTSMNTTCLQALSSMDPRYITRAVLIPFEESGHIEAARRVDADRKLKRIMAKEAGKAVGVVISMGKFFKSPEADNFFKHIVTRVEHLMPDNTCHRLLVSYSWLLGATFKILSVANVLKPEAEEMIWKYFENTMVPIITKYQLEPMEAQV from the exons ATGATCGGAGCAAAAGTCCTTGCAGTCCACTATTCTCTCCTGCAGGATATTGGAATTCAAGTGCCAGCTGCTATTGCTGTTGGGAACGTCTCGCTAGGCAAAACACGGAGTGCTGAAGCAGCTTTATCCCTGGTTGGAATGGATACTGTCAGCAAGGTGAAATCTATCACAGATGTTAAAGCTATCAAGTTTGGCAGTCTCACATCATTGGGCATGATTATTGATGACCCGTCTCAACCATCTGAAGTATCGGAGAAGCTGCTCTTTCATTTTGATAGAGGTACCAGAGCCACTACTACTTCTTTTGATGCCCCGAAAACTACGTTTCTCACATCAATGAATACTACCTGCCTGCAAGCTTTATCAAGCATGGATCCAAG atacatCACTAGGGCTGTTCTCATTCCTTTTGAGGAAAGTGGACATATTGAAGCAGCAAGACGTGTTGATGCTGACAGAAAGTTGAAACGAATCATGGCAAAGGAAGCTGGGAAAGCTGTAGGTGTTGTAATATCTATGGGGAAATTCTTCAAATCACCAGAGGCAGACAACTTTTTCAAACACATTGTTACCCGTGTTGAGCATCTAATGCCAGATAACACCTGTCATCGCCTTCTCGTTTCTTACTCTTGGTTGCTTGGAGCAACTTTCAAG atACTGTCTGTTGCAAACGTCCTGAAACCTGAGGCTGAAGAAATGATATGGAAGTACTTCGAAAACACAATGGTTCCAATCATTACCAAGTATCAGCTGGAACCTATGGAGGCCCAAGTATAG
- the LOC135352114 gene encoding uncharacterized protein LOC135352114: MDDAHLLASFITIHCPHLIATFTSNHPSPTLLAPPVSNCFECQRQLTSNHDCEVTLYTLSGVKKLPKVTLRCQPCGLTYNYAMWGRKQTSGFQYYQSQQNLIEVYDTVFFTRPLLEFQCSLANHSWVSFQGFSETYNDTHSLNKDQAMTEKIAADAFYNGEIENEIRFLVLATNPTFSLSHFTFKRDSDREETMEMIETIRSCSIYPHCETDCTAVCKKRGCGTLWVTDGIWKLVFPHCVHRLKYVVDRIPSISMPDVCTYPPMPGKAFCQDHCQCLESQVPPVPTDLRSFLKHCKVQNGDDVSVNFDEEKTIDMVLQNTTSEIEIGKSAAISQGTHDLLATNPSLLSKSLHVAKPMTESTECRKITGKAKRLRRWSRGHQFVVRAGGHIEAWQPLYKSESPMQVFFILIKWLQTLSQHADKLPLSANCYVPSV, encoded by the exons ATGGATGATGCACACTTGCTAGCCTCTTTCATTACGATTCATTGTCCACACCTAATAGCCACATTCACATCTAACCATCCATCACCAACTCTGTTAGCTCCTCCAGTGTCTAACTGCTTTGAATGCCAACGTCAATTGACTTCAAATCATGACTGTGAA GTCACCCTTTACACATTATCTGGTGTGAAGAAATTGCCGAAAGTCACTCTTAGGTGTCAGCCATGTGGTTTGACTTATAACTATGCGATGTGGGGGAGAAAACAAACCTCTGGCTTTCAATACTATCAGAGCCAGCAAAATTTAATTGAAGTTTATGACACCGTTTTCTTCACTCGGCCTCTCCTAGAATTTCAGTGCTCCCTTGC GAACCACTCATGGGTTTCCTTCCAGGGTTTTAGTGAAACATACAATGACACTCATTCTCTCAACAAGGACCAAG CCATGACAGAAAAGATTGCAGCAGATGCATTCTACAATGGAGAGATTGAGAATGAAATTAGGTTTCTTGTACTAGCAACCAATCCTACTTTTTCCCTAAGTCATTTCACCTTCAAACGAGACAGTGACAGAGAGGAAACAATGGAAATGATTGAAACAATTCGCTCATGCAGTATATACCCTCACTGTGAAACTGACTGCACTGCTGTTTGCAAGAAAAGAGG ttGTGGCACTCTGTGGGTTACTGACGGGATTTGGAAACTTGTTTTTCCACATTGCGTGCACAGACTGAAG TATGTTGTGGACCGAATTCCATCAATATCTATGCCAGATGTGTGCACCTATCCGCCAATGCCTGGAAAAGCTTTTTGTCAGGATCACTGCCAGTGTTTGGAGTCACAGGTACCACCAGTACCAACAGATCTCAGGAGTTTTTTGAAGCACTGCAAAGTTCAAAAtg GAGATGATGTTTCGGTTAACTTTGATGAAGAGAAAACAATAGACATGGTTCTACAAAACACTACTTCTGAAATTGAAATAGGAAAATCTGCAGCTATTTCTCAAG GAACCCATGATCTACTAGCAACAAACCCATCACTGTTGTCAAAGAGCCTTCATGTTGCCAAACCGATGACAGAGTCTACAGAATGTCGCAAAATTACTGGAAAAGCAAAACGTCTCCGGAGGTGGTCGAGGGGACACCAATTTGTTGTGAGAGCAGGAGGCCATATAGAAGCTTGGCAACCATTATACAA GTCGGAATCACCAATGCAAGTTTTTTTCATCCTAATCAAGTGGCTTCAAACGTTGAGTCAACATGCAGACAAACTACCACTTTCTGCCAACTGCTATGTACCTAGCGTATGA